Proteins found in one Prochlorothrix hollandica PCC 9006 = CALU 1027 genomic segment:
- a CDS encoding circadian clock KaiB family protein, with product MLPLPPSYKAIVLFTPGGDLVYSIDPSRRQHWHLDLCIAIQEVWELPEPPHFLIPTYTATVDCYCDPQTQSNRIYAEAYGPTFRHRHWLNALFGLDNNPWHCLPSPQGQGDGTVMAAYRHQFPQLWQRRDWVLALDQLPQVYPSPPASPLDLWPDLPGQSNPAYHSLLPPGEQGYVLRLFVSGHGAGTVEILQRLYGFLEEYVSVPYTLKVVDVLTYPEQGETSQVNAIPTLIRVWPEPLYRVVGHFERWEQLAQLFHP from the coding sequence ATGTTGCCCCTTCCCCCCAGCTATAAAGCCATTGTTTTGTTTACACCGGGGGGAGATCTGGTGTACAGCATCGATCCCAGTCGGCGGCAACACTGGCATTTGGATCTCTGCATTGCGATCCAAGAGGTGTGGGAACTGCCGGAGCCGCCCCATTTTCTGATCCCCACCTACACCGCCACCGTGGATTGTTATTGCGATCCCCAAACGCAATCGAACCGCATTTATGCAGAAGCCTATGGTCCCACCTTTCGCCATCGCCACTGGCTCAATGCCCTGTTTGGGCTAGATAACAACCCCTGGCATTGTTTACCCAGTCCCCAGGGGCAAGGGGATGGGACGGTGATGGCGGCCTATCGCCACCAGTTTCCCCAGCTTTGGCAACGGCGGGACTGGGTGCTAGCGTTGGATCAGTTGCCCCAGGTTTATCCCAGCCCCCCCGCCTCGCCCCTGGATCTGTGGCCGGATCTCCCTGGCCAAAGCAACCCGGCCTACCACTCCCTGCTGCCCCCTGGGGAACAGGGCTATGTGCTGCGGTTGTTTGTGTCGGGCCATGGAGCCGGAACTGTGGAAATTTTGCAGCGGTTGTATGGGTTTTTAGAGGAATATGTGTCGGTGCCCTACACCCTGAAGGTGGTGGATGTGCTGACCTATCCGGAGCAAGGGGAGACCAGCCAGGTCAACGCCATTCCCACCCTGATTCGAGTCTGGCCAGAACCCCTCTATCGGGTGGTGGGTCATTTTGAGCGGTGGGAGCAGTTGGCCCAGTTATTTCACCCCTAG
- the purQ gene encoding phosphoribosylformylglycinamidine synthase subunit PurQ → MNVGIIVFPGSNCDRDMRWVTQGLFGQPTRMIWHQDRDLGDVEVVVVPGGFSYGDYLRCGAIARFSPAMAATVDHARAGKPVLGVCNGFQILTEVGLLPGALVRNRDLHFICDRVDLTIERHDLPWTQGYGDTATITLPIAHGEGQYYADGDTLKTLEDQGQVIFRYCTNPNGSVGNIAGICNPEGNVLGMMPHPERASDATLGSTDGWGLFAGLLGF, encoded by the coding sequence ATGAACGTTGGCATTATTGTTTTTCCCGGCTCCAACTGCGATCGCGATATGCGTTGGGTCACCCAGGGGCTGTTTGGACAGCCGACCCGCATGATCTGGCACCAGGATCGGGACTTGGGGGATGTGGAGGTGGTGGTGGTGCCCGGTGGCTTTAGCTATGGGGATTATCTGCGCTGCGGGGCGATCGCCCGCTTTTCCCCGGCCATGGCGGCGACAGTGGATCATGCCCGTGCAGGCAAGCCGGTGTTGGGGGTGTGCAATGGCTTCCAGATTTTGACGGAGGTGGGCCTGTTACCCGGTGCCCTGGTGCGCAATCGGGATTTGCATTTTATTTGCGATCGCGTTGATCTGACCATTGAACGCCATGATCTCCCCTGGACCCAGGGCTATGGCGACACCGCCACCATTACCCTACCCATTGCCCACGGTGAAGGCCAATACTACGCCGACGGCGACACCCTCAAAACCTTGGAGGATCAGGGCCAAGTGATTTTCCGCTATTGCACCAACCCCAACGGCTCTGTGGGCAATATTGCCGGCATCTGCAACCCAGAGGGCAATGTCTTGGGCATGATGCCCCACCCGGAGCGGGCCAGTGACGCAACCCTGGGATCCACCGATGGCTGGGGCTTATTTGCGGGCCTGTTAGGGTTCTAG
- a CDS encoding RDD family protein, with protein MGLFNQITLQTPESVELEFTLAGIGNRVLAVVIDYLLLFTGLSLFLVLWSFMAEQTVDVIQQVSGDTDNLELWLAAIALLLFSIIYGGYFVAFECLWQGQTPGKRLTKIRVISNTGRPANLHQASLRTLLRPLDEFCFIGFFLVLLQRQEQRLGDLVAGTLVVQATASSASRSLHLSPQAQMLADYVLEQSDLSRLHPDDFGVVREYLRRRKHFNPQAKAKVSLELAERIRDTLGLGQIPAQTTADQFLEGVYVAYQTEKRDMEKRDTEKRDWEA; from the coding sequence ATGGGTCTTTTTAACCAAATCACCCTCCAAACCCCCGAAAGCGTCGAACTGGAGTTCACCCTGGCGGGCATCGGTAACCGGGTTTTGGCGGTGGTCATAGACTACCTGCTGCTGTTCACCGGTTTATCCCTATTTCTGGTGCTGTGGTCGTTCATGGCGGAACAAACCGTGGATGTGATCCAACAGGTGAGCGGGGACACCGATAATCTGGAACTGTGGCTGGCAGCCATCGCCTTGCTGCTGTTTTCCATCATTTATGGGGGCTATTTCGTAGCCTTTGAGTGTCTCTGGCAGGGCCAAACCCCCGGCAAACGGTTGACCAAAATTCGCGTCATCAGCAACACCGGTCGCCCCGCTAATCTGCACCAAGCTAGCCTGCGCACCCTGTTGCGTCCCCTGGATGAGTTTTGCTTTATTGGCTTTTTCTTGGTGCTGTTGCAACGGCAAGAGCAGCGGTTGGGGGATTTAGTGGCGGGAACCTTAGTGGTGCAAGCCACGGCCAGCAGCGCTAGTCGATCGCTGCATCTATCGCCCCAAGCCCAGATGTTGGCCGATTACGTCCTAGAGCAGTCCGATTTAAGCCGATTACACCCCGATGACTTTGGGGTAGTGCGGGAATATCTGCGGCGGCGTAAACACTTTAATCCCCAGGCTAAAGCCAAGGTCAGCCTAGAGTTAGCAGAACGGATTCGGGACACCTTGGGGCTAGGGCAAATTCCCGCCCAAACCACAGCCGATCAGTTTCTGGAGGGGGTTTATGTGGCCTACCAAACGGAGAAACGGGACATGGAGAAACGGGACACGGAGAAACGGGACTGGGAAGCTTAA
- a CDS encoding RNA-guided endonuclease InsQ/TnpB family protein: LKGNKLELAKLGRFKVKWSRPLPSEPSSVTIIRNTAGQYHASFVVEIGSINIEPLRPSIGVDLGIKTFAFLSTGDRVESPGYNRLDRKTRRFQRKLARQVKGSKRREKTRLRLAKLKLKTANIRKDFLHKTTTQLIHENQVVVLEDLAVKNMLGNRKLARAISQQGWGTARTLCEAKANMVNDREVRIISRWEPTSQICSDCGFRWGKVALSVRSILCVSCGTEHDRDGNAAKNIEKSGLGLTQDSKWTKNGRKTRMSGNPTALSSQPYSEQLGLFA, from the coding sequence CCTCAAGGGCAATAAGCTTGAACTAGCCAAGTTAGGCCGCTTCAAGGTGAAGTGGTCAAGGCCACTGCCCTCTGAACCTAGCTCTGTGACCATTATCCGTAACACGGCTGGACAATACCATGCCAGCTTTGTAGTGGAGATTGGCTCCATCAATATTGAGCCACTACGGCCCTCAATTGGGGTGGATCTAGGCATCAAAACCTTTGCCTTTCTCAGCACAGGTGATCGGGTAGAATCCCCTGGATATAATCGGTTAGACCGAAAAACGCGACGGTTTCAGCGTAAGCTGGCCCGCCAAGTTAAAGGGTCTAAGCGTCGCGAAAAGACTAGGCTGCGCCTTGCAAAGCTGAAGCTAAAAACGGCCAATATCCGAAAAGACTTTCTGCACAAGACCACGACCCAGCTCATCCACGAAAATCAAGTGGTGGTGTTGGAGGATCTGGCGGTGAAGAATATGCTTGGTAATCGGAAGTTGGCACGGGCCATCAGTCAGCAGGGTTGGGGCACCGCACGAACCTTGTGCGAGGCCAAGGCCAACATGGTTAATGATCGAGAGGTCAGGATCATCAGTCGGTGGGAGCCAACCAGTCAGATCTGTTCTGATTGTGGCTTTCGGTGGGGCAAGGTTGCTCTATCGGTTCGTTCCATCCTCTGTGTGAGTTGCGGCACCGAACATGATAGAGATGGTAATGCCGCCAAAAATATCGAAAAGTCTGGGTTGGGGCTAACCCAAGACTCTAAATGGACAAAGAACGGGCGTAAGACCAGGATGTCTGGCAATCCGACTGCTTTGTCTAGCCAGCCGTACAGCGAACAGCTTGGACTATTCGCCTAG
- the purS gene encoding phosphoribosylformylglycinamidine synthase subunit PurS has translation MTQTYQARIYVTLRPSVLDPAGTAVQSGLHHLGYDTIEQVRIGKYIELQLSAPDQATAEQQLNVMCDQLLANPVIENYTFDLETVDLETLAA, from the coding sequence GTGACTCAAACCTACCAAGCTCGAATTTATGTAACCTTGCGCCCCTCGGTGTTAGACCCAGCGGGCACGGCAGTACAGTCTGGGTTGCATCATCTGGGCTATGACACCATCGAACAGGTGCGCATTGGTAAATACATTGAACTGCAACTGTCGGCCCCGGATCAGGCCACCGCAGAGCAGCAACTGAACGTCATGTGTGATCAGCTTTTAGCCAATCCCGTGATCGAAAACTACACTTTTGATTTGGAAACCGTTGATTTGGAAACCCTCGCGGCATAG
- the pip gene encoding prolyl aminopeptidase, with protein MGTLYPPLEPYDQGMLPVSDRHTLYFEQCGNPQGKAVVFLHGGPGGGIQPLYRQFFDPDRWRVVLFDQRGCGRSTPHAELRDNTTWDLVADIERLREHLGLETWVVFGGSWGSTLALAYGQTHPDRCQGLILRGIFMLRPQEIHWFYQSGANAIFPDAWEHYLQPIPPDERDDLLHAYYRRLISDDPEIQGEAARAWAVWEGRTSKLLPDPQLQIKFNETAFALAFARIECHYFVHGGFFEEPDQLLRRVDRIRQIPGVIIQGRYDVVCPAVSAWDLHRAWPEAAFHLVADAGHAATEPGILSALVETTDLFAAL; from the coding sequence ATGGGAACCCTTTATCCTCCCCTCGAACCCTATGACCAGGGTATGCTGCCGGTGTCCGATCGCCATACCCTCTATTTTGAGCAATGTGGCAACCCCCAAGGCAAAGCCGTGGTTTTTCTCCATGGGGGACCCGGGGGCGGCATCCAGCCCCTCTATCGTCAGTTTTTCGATCCCGATCGCTGGCGGGTCGTCTTGTTTGATCAGCGGGGCTGTGGCCGCAGCACCCCCCATGCCGAACTGCGGGACAACACCACCTGGGACTTGGTGGCCGATATCGAGCGCCTGCGAGAGCACCTGGGCCTTGAAACCTGGGTGGTGTTTGGGGGCAGTTGGGGCAGCACCCTGGCCTTGGCCTATGGTCAAACCCATCCCGATCGGTGTCAGGGGTTGATCTTGCGGGGCATTTTTATGCTGCGTCCCCAGGAGATCCACTGGTTCTATCAAAGCGGAGCCAATGCCATTTTCCCCGATGCCTGGGAACATTACCTCCAGCCCATCCCCCCAGACGAACGGGACGATCTGTTGCACGCCTATTACCGGCGACTCATCAGTGATGATCCTGAGATCCAGGGGGAAGCCGCGCGGGCCTGGGCGGTGTGGGAGGGCCGCACCAGTAAGCTCCTCCCCGATCCCCAACTCCAGATCAAATTTAATGAGACGGCTTTTGCCTTGGCCTTTGCCCGCATTGAATGCCATTACTTTGTCCATGGGGGCTTTTTTGAGGAACCGGATCAGTTATTGCGGCGGGTCGATCGCATTCGCCAGATTCCAGGGGTGATTATCCAGGGCCGCTATGATGTGGTCTGTCCGGCGGTGTCTGCCTGGGATCTGCACCGGGCTTGGCCAGAGGCGGCGTTTCATCTGGTGGCGGATGCGGGCCATGCAGCCACGGAACCAGGGATTCTCTCGGCCTTGGTGGAGACCACCGATCTCTTTGCCGCCCTGTAG
- a CDS encoding bifunctional nuclease family protein translates to MIEMTVAGIAVDAANRAPIVLLRDTTERRELPIWISHEQAKAIISVLNGQTPTRPLTHDLLIQMLQEWGLQVDRIIINALENGTFYAVIKVRQGENVRDFDARPSDAIAVALRTDASIWVMEEVVAEASTPVNHEADEEEREEFRRFLADLSPEDFLQQREQSTNEPTNGD, encoded by the coding sequence ATGATTGAGATGACCGTTGCCGGAATAGCCGTTGATGCTGCCAACCGAGCGCCCATTGTGCTCCTCCGAGACACCACAGAGCGGCGAGAGCTTCCCATCTGGATCAGTCACGAACAGGCCAAAGCTATCATTAGCGTCCTCAATGGCCAAACCCCCACCCGTCCCCTCACCCATGATCTACTGATCCAAATGTTGCAGGAATGGGGACTCCAGGTCGATCGCATCATCATTAACGCCCTGGAAAACGGTACCTTTTATGCCGTCATCAAAGTGCGCCAGGGAGAAAACGTGCGGGACTTTGATGCCCGTCCCAGTGATGCCATCGCCGTGGCCTTGCGCACCGATGCCTCCATTTGGGTCATGGAAGAAGTGGTAGCCGAAGCATCAACCCCCGTCAACCATGAAGCCGATGAAGAAGAGCGGGAAGAATTCCGCCGTTTCCTAGCGGATCTCAGTCCAGAGGACTTTCTGCAACAGCGGGAACAGTCCACCAACGAACCCACCAATGGGGATTAA
- the rdgB gene encoding RdgB/HAM1 family non-canonical purine NTP pyrophosphatase — protein sequence MERDTMISTSLSTTVLVAATGNPGKLYEIQRYLQDSPWSVQLKPPELEIEETGTTFGENARLKASQVAQATQKWAIADDSGLMVDALGGAPGIYSARYGSDQGDVTDEDRLQRVLRELGDRPDRSAQFVCAMAVANPEGTIALEVEGVCRGTITRSPQGLDGFGYDPIFYVPETGLTFADMDPKQKRLVSHRGRAFHLLTPQLNQLFQTLNP from the coding sequence ATGGAACGCGACACAATGATCTCCACCTCTCTCTCCACCACTGTTCTCGTGGCTGCCACCGGTAATCCTGGGAAACTTTATGAAATCCAGCGATATTTGCAGGACTCTCCTTGGTCTGTACAACTCAAACCGCCAGAGTTAGAGATTGAAGAAACAGGAACAACGTTTGGGGAAAATGCTCGATTGAAAGCAAGCCAGGTGGCCCAGGCTACCCAAAAATGGGCGATCGCCGATGATTCGGGCTTAATGGTGGATGCCCTCGGTGGCGCACCGGGCATTTACTCGGCGCGGTATGGCAGCGACCAAGGGGATGTGACGGATGAGGATCGGCTGCAACGGGTACTGCGGGAATTGGGCGATCGCCCCGATCGATCAGCCCAGTTTGTCTGTGCCATGGCGGTGGCCAATCCTGAGGGGACGATCGCCTTGGAAGTAGAAGGGGTCTGTCGGGGTACGATTACCCGATCGCCCCAGGGTCTGGACGGCTTTGGCTATGACCCCATCTTTTATGTGCCGGAGACGGGGTTAACCTTTGCCGATATGGATCCCAAACAAAAACGGCTCGTCAGCCATAGAGGCCGAGCATTCCATCTGCTCACCCCTCAGTTAAATCAACTGTTTCAGACCCTCAACCCTTAG
- a CDS encoding indolepyruvate ferredoxin oxidoreductase subunit alpha — MAHTIVTNTCQGVADCVDACPVACIHEGPGKNSQGTDWYWIDFATCIDCGICLQVCPVEGAIVPEERADLQKTPT; from the coding sequence ATGGCCCACACAATCGTAACCAACACCTGCCAAGGCGTTGCCGACTGCGTTGATGCTTGTCCGGTGGCCTGTATCCACGAAGGACCCGGCAAAAATAGTCAAGGCACCGACTGGTATTGGATTGACTTTGCCACCTGTATCGACTGTGGCATTTGTCTCCAGGTTTGCCCCGTGGAAGGGGCGATCGTCCCAGAAGAGCGGGCCGATCTCCAAAAAACCCCCACCTAA
- a CDS encoding aldo/keto reductase produces MEYRRFGRTNLALSVFSLGLMRCLESSEAFQATVKAALDRGINHLETAPAYGSSETYLGQTLQQLGLDRAQLYLTSKLLPTPQAGDLWGQLRDSLQRLGTDYLDCLALHGINTPEHWAWVQAAGGCGDVLRQAQDQGLIRHLGFSSHGSLDLIQQVMASDRFAFANLHYSLFFQRNAPALDLAQSLDMGIFIISPADKGGQLYTPPATLMDLCQPHSPLHLNHRFLLSDRRITTLSVGAAVPAELADPLGVADATGALSPSEQAALGRLEQQRRQRLGADHCSQCYACLPCPEGIPIPDLLRLRNLAVAYDMTAFGQYRYGMVEKAGHWFPGRRGDRCTDCGDCLPRCPEQLPIPTLLRDTHQRLAGSRRRRLWD; encoded by the coding sequence ATGGAGTATCGCCGTTTTGGTCGCACCAACCTAGCCCTCTCCGTCTTTTCCCTGGGCCTGATGCGCTGCTTAGAGAGTTCCGAAGCCTTCCAGGCAACGGTGAAAGCGGCCCTCGATCGGGGCATCAACCACCTGGAAACCGCCCCCGCCTATGGATCCAGCGAAACCTATTTAGGCCAAACCCTTCAGCAGTTGGGCCTGGATCGAGCGCAGCTTTACCTCACCAGCAAGCTCTTACCCACGCCCCAGGCCGGGGATCTTTGGGGACAACTGCGGGACTCCCTCCAGCGCCTGGGCACCGACTATCTGGACTGCCTCGCCCTCCATGGCATCAATACCCCGGAACACTGGGCCTGGGTGCAGGCAGCGGGGGGCTGTGGTGATGTGTTACGCCAAGCCCAGGATCAAGGACTGATAAGGCATTTGGGCTTTTCCAGCCATGGCAGTTTGGATCTCATTCAGCAGGTGATGGCCAGCGATCGCTTCGCCTTTGCCAACCTCCACTATTCCCTCTTTTTCCAGCGCAACGCCCCGGCCCTGGATCTGGCCCAATCCCTGGACATGGGCATTTTCATCATTTCCCCCGCCGACAAAGGGGGCCAACTCTACACGCCCCCCGCCACCTTGATGGATCTGTGTCAGCCCCATTCTCCCCTGCACTTGAACCATCGCTTTTTATTGAGCGATCGCCGCATCACGACCCTCAGCGTGGGGGCAGCGGTACCGGCAGAACTGGCGGATCCCCTGGGGGTGGCCGATGCCACCGGTGCCCTCAGTCCCTCGGAACAAGCAGCCCTGGGGCGATTGGAACAGCAGCGCCGCCAGCGCCTGGGGGCGGATCACTGTAGCCAGTGTTATGCCTGTTTACCCTGCCCGGAAGGGATCCCGATCCCTGACCTGCTGCGGCTGCGCAATTTAGCGGTGGCCTATGATATGACCGCTTTTGGCCAGTATCGCTATGGCATGGTGGAAAAGGCGGGCCATTGGTTTCCGGGGCGACGGGGCGATCGCTGCACCGACTGTGGCGACTGTTTACCCCGGTGTCCTGAGCAATTGCCCATTCCTACCCTACTGCGGGACACCCATCAACGCCTCGCGGGATCCCGTCGCCGCCGCCTCTGGGATTAA
- a CDS encoding transposase, with product MARKPRNLQMGYCYHVTVRCNNREFKLTRLECREVLLYAIKKCQEKYSFKVYALCIMSNHVHYLLAPADVEELPKIMQWLNWYTAMCFNRMLNRTGHFWEKRYHSTGFPMSDKKRALNTIRYIHANPKAAGMQTGFFYDFSNYGSYARLTEDGITEWHPAFLALGATLELCAAAYRRFCERYRPKPKPERRNHWGSKLLKGILEKVKAQKGKGKPKTSPGQLGLWEEWQPPEEIHEIAAQFMRANCYDPQYFDQFLDPRV from the coding sequence ATGGCTCGGAAACCGCGTAATTTACAGATGGGCTATTGCTATCACGTTACGGTGCGGTGTAATAACCGGGAGTTTAAGTTAACCCGGTTGGAGTGTCGGGAGGTGTTGCTGTATGCGATCAAGAAATGCCAGGAAAAGTACAGCTTTAAGGTGTATGCCCTGTGCATTATGAGCAACCATGTCCATTATTTGCTGGCACCGGCTGATGTGGAGGAGTTGCCCAAGATTATGCAGTGGCTGAACTGGTATACGGCGATGTGTTTTAACAGGATGTTGAACCGGACGGGGCATTTTTGGGAGAAGCGGTATCACAGTACGGGCTTCCCCATGAGCGACAAGAAGCGGGCGCTGAATACGATCCGCTATATCCATGCCAACCCCAAGGCGGCGGGTATGCAGACCGGGTTTTTCTATGATTTTAGCAATTATGGCAGTTATGCCCGGTTAACCGAGGATGGAATTACGGAGTGGCATCCGGCATTTTTGGCCCTGGGGGCGACCCTGGAACTGTGTGCAGCGGCCTATCGGCGGTTTTGTGAGCGGTATCGCCCCAAGCCGAAACCGGAGCGTCGAAACCATTGGGGCAGCAAGCTGCTGAAGGGGATTTTGGAGAAGGTGAAGGCCCAGAAGGGGAAGGGCAAGCCAAAAACGAGTCCGGGACAGTTGGGACTGTGGGAGGAGTGGCAACCCCCGGAGGAGATCCACGAAATCGCGGCCCAGTTTATGCGGGCCAATTGCTATGATCCCCAGTATTTTGACCAATTCCTGGATCCCCGCGTCTAA
- a CDS encoding caspase, EACC1-associated type, giving the protein MSKRVALLVGVTTYGEGIPALTAPAQDVAAMERVLANPDLGGFEVTTLVDPDAQSLRIALFELFQDLAKDDFVLFFFSGHGLIDDRDHLFLATKDTAKKGFVATAVQASYIQGLSQDSHVKHQVMILDCCYSGAFKEGWQAKSVGVELRRELGLDRQGEAGRAVLTSSSATQTSFQQEGADLSLYTQYLVEGIETGIADRDQNGEVSIQELHEYAKGKVQGAKPSQKPEIILDREGYNLVISRAIQQDQDSKLKFRRLVEEYITGTLGVEEYLKTQGKFSRLGQLNLLRQGSRIVGLAEPEAQAVIETIQKPYQTHLQRVVEHKKLYEEAFQDALEDEYPLSEMARQELAVYRQELDLDAEAVADIEARLEGQMPTPPAHGWDDAVPLESEKGVDYTRLRQLLKAGQWQEADQETGTCMEQALGTDDWGEIYHQKLLLSFPCADLKTIDRLWVQASQGRYGFSVQKEIYVNCGAKLDGNYPGDTIWREFGERVGWRVEGSWLSYSSLNFSGTGVPGHLPFVGVGWSWLGRARGWVQSESVGLFSRIETCKV; this is encoded by the coding sequence ATGTCTAAGCGAGTTGCGTTGCTGGTGGGGGTCACCACCTATGGGGAGGGCATCCCGGCGCTGACGGCTCCGGCTCAGGATGTGGCAGCTATGGAGCGGGTCTTGGCTAACCCCGATCTGGGGGGGTTTGAGGTGACGACCTTGGTCGATCCGGATGCCCAGTCCCTGCGTATCGCCCTTTTTGAACTGTTTCAAGATTTGGCCAAGGATGATTTTGTGTTGTTCTTCTTTTCGGGCCATGGCCTTATCGATGACCGTGATCATCTGTTTTTAGCGACGAAGGACACGGCTAAGAAGGGCTTTGTAGCGACGGCAGTTCAGGCCTCTTACATTCAGGGACTATCCCAGGATTCTCATGTCAAGCACCAGGTGATGATTTTGGACTGTTGCTACAGTGGGGCTTTTAAGGAGGGCTGGCAGGCTAAAAGTGTCGGTGTGGAGTTGAGGCGGGAGTTGGGGCTAGATCGCCAGGGGGAGGCGGGTCGGGCGGTGCTGACTTCTTCCAGCGCAACCCAAACCTCGTTTCAACAGGAGGGAGCCGATCTGTCCCTGTATACCCAGTATCTGGTGGAGGGAATCGAGACGGGGATTGCCGATCGCGATCAGAATGGTGAGGTTTCTATCCAGGAGTTGCATGAGTATGCCAAGGGCAAGGTTCAGGGAGCGAAACCGAGCCAAAAGCCGGAAATCATCCTCGATCGAGAGGGCTATAACCTAGTCATTAGCCGTGCGATCCAACAGGATCAAGATTCGAAGTTGAAGTTTCGACGGTTGGTGGAGGAGTATATTACGGGCACTTTGGGAGTTGAGGAATATTTGAAGACCCAGGGCAAGTTTTCGAGACTTGGGCAACTAAACTTATTAAGGCAGGGGAGTAGGATTGTTGGGCTGGCAGAACCGGAAGCCCAGGCAGTTATTGAGACTATCCAAAAACCGTACCAGACCCATTTACAAAGAGTTGTGGAGCATAAAAAGCTCTATGAGGAAGCATTTCAGGATGCATTGGAGGACGAGTATCCCTTGTCGGAGATGGCGCGGCAGGAGTTGGCGGTTTATCGGCAGGAGTTGGATTTGGACGCTGAAGCGGTAGCCGATATTGAGGCGAGGTTAGAGGGTCAAATGCCGACACCGCCAGCCCACGGCTGGGACGACGCGGTGCCGCTGGAGTCGGAGAAGGGGGTGGACTATACGCGGTTGCGGCAGTTGCTGAAGGCGGGGCAGTGGCAGGAGGCGGATCAAGAAACTGGGACTTGCATGGAACAAGCCCTAGGGACTGATGATTGGGGTGAAATTTACCACCAAAAGCTATTGCTCAGTTTCCCCTGTGCTGACCTGAAGACTATTGATCGGCTCTGGGTCCAGGCCAGCCAGGGGCGCTATGGCTTTAGCGTCCAAAAGGAAATCTATGTAAACTGCGGAGCCAAGCTAGACGGGAACTATCCCGGTGATACAATATGGCGAGAGTTTGGCGAGAGAGTGGGCTGGCGTGTGGAGGGTTCGTGGTTGAGCTACTCTAGTTTAAATTTTTCTGGTACGGGTGTACCAGGCCACCTTCCCTTCGTGGGGGTGGGGTGGTCTTGGTTGGGTCGTGCCCGTGGGTGGGTCCAGTCGGAGTCGGTCGGTCTCTTTTCTCGCATCGAGACTTGTAAAGTGTAA
- a CDS encoding TVP38/TMEM64 family protein — MVSFWLMTLPTLAQGVEPDTAGNVLQSLQQGLVTALSTIQDLGPIGPLVFMALYVVATVAFLPGSILTLGAGVVFGVVGGALYVFVGATLGATAAFLVGRYLARGWVAEKIDGNAQFKAIDTAVGREGFKIVLLTRLSPVFPFNVLNYAYGLTGVSLRDYVLGSVGMVPGTVMYVYLGSLAGSLATLGAGDAPSNPTVTWALRLIGLVATVAVTFYITAIAKKALQNSVQED; from the coding sequence ATGGTCAGTTTTTGGTTGATGACGCTGCCCACCCTGGCCCAGGGGGTGGAACCGGACACGGCGGGCAATGTGCTGCAAAGTCTGCAACAGGGATTGGTGACGGCCCTCAGTACGATTCAGGATTTGGGGCCGATCGGTCCCTTGGTCTTCATGGCTCTCTATGTGGTGGCTACGGTGGCTTTTCTGCCCGGTTCGATCCTGACCCTGGGGGCTGGGGTGGTGTTTGGGGTGGTGGGGGGTGCCCTCTATGTTTTTGTGGGGGCAACTTTGGGGGCGACGGCGGCGTTTTTGGTGGGGCGCTATCTGGCGCGGGGCTGGGTTGCCGAGAAAATCGACGGTAATGCTCAGTTTAAGGCCATTGATACGGCAGTGGGCCGGGAGGGGTTCAAGATTGTCTTGTTAACTCGTCTGTCCCCGGTTTTCCCCTTTAATGTTTTGAATTACGCCTATGGTCTCACGGGGGTGTCGTTGCGGGACTATGTGCTGGGATCGGTGGGCATGGTGCCGGGGACGGTGATGTATGTCTATTTGGGTTCTTTGGCGGGCAGTTTGGCGACCCTGGGCGCGGGGGATGCCCCCAGTAATCCCACGGTGACGTGGGCGTTGCGCCTGATTGGTTTGGTGGCGACGGTGGCGGTGACGTTCTATATTACGGCGATCGCCAAGAAAGCCCTCCAAAACAGCGTCCAAGAGGACTAA